The following coding sequences lie in one Corynebacterium humireducens NBRC 106098 = DSM 45392 genomic window:
- a CDS encoding ABC transporter permease yields the protein MLRYIGRRLLQMIPVFFGATLLIYALVFLMPGDPVQALGGDRGLSEAARARIEAEYNLDKPFIVQYLLYLKGILTLDFGTTFSGQPVADVMARAFPVTIKLAVMALVFEAFFGIIFGVIAGVRRGGIFDSTVLVMSLIVIAVPSFVIGFVLQFLVGVKWGILPVTVGSRETFTALLMPAVVLGAVSFAYVLRLTRQSVSENLRADYVRTARAKGLSGGQVMSRHVLRNSLIPVATFLGADLGALMGGAIVTEGIFAINGVGGTIYQAIIKGEPTTVVSFTTVLVIVYIVANLVVDLIYAVLDPRIRYA from the coding sequence ATGTTGCGCTACATCGGGCGACGACTGCTCCAGATGATCCCCGTGTTCTTCGGGGCCACCCTCCTCATCTACGCACTCGTCTTCCTCATGCCCGGCGACCCGGTCCAGGCGCTGGGCGGTGACCGCGGCCTGTCCGAGGCCGCCCGCGCCCGCATCGAGGCGGAGTACAACCTGGACAAACCCTTCATCGTCCAGTACCTGCTCTACCTCAAGGGAATCCTCACCCTCGACTTCGGAACCACCTTCTCGGGACAACCCGTCGCCGACGTCATGGCCCGGGCCTTCCCGGTGACCATCAAACTGGCCGTCATGGCACTCGTCTTCGAGGCCTTCTTCGGCATCATCTTCGGCGTCATCGCCGGCGTGCGCCGCGGCGGCATCTTCGACTCCACCGTCCTGGTCATGTCGCTGATCGTCATCGCCGTGCCCAGCTTCGTCATCGGTTTCGTCCTGCAGTTCCTCGTCGGCGTGAAATGGGGGATACTCCCCGTCACCGTGGGCTCGCGGGAGACGTTCACCGCACTGCTCATGCCCGCGGTGGTGCTCGGCGCCGTGTCCTTCGCCTACGTCCTGCGCCTGACGCGCCAGTCGGTGAGCGAGAATCTCCGCGCCGACTACGTGCGCACCGCCCGCGCCAAGGGGCTGTCCGGCGGGCAGGTCATGAGCCGTCACGTGCTGCGCAACTCGCTCATCCCCGTCGCCACCTTCCTCGGTGCGGACCTGGGCGCGCTCATGGGCGGCGCCATCGTCACCGAGGGCATCTTCGCCATCAACGGTGTCGGCGGCACCATCTACCAGGCGATCATCAAGGGCGAACCGACGACGGTGGTGTCCTTCACCACGGTGCTCGTCATCGTCTACATCGTCGCCAACCTCGTCGTGGACCTGATCTACGCCGTGCTCGACCCGAGGATCCGCTATGCCTGA
- a CDS encoding peptide ABC transporter substrate-binding protein, whose translation MTLSKKTLALLAATTLGFGLVACTDSGDNGAAGGSGGDKYILANGTEPQNPLIPSNTNEVGGGRIVDMIYSGLVYYDADGEIHNEMAESIEPEGEKSYRVTLKDGWTFADGTEITAQHFVDTWNHAVANSHLSAYFFEPILGYEEGKESMEGLEVIDDKTFTIELNQPEADFPMRLGYSAFYPLPDEAREDEAGFGEKPNGNGPYKLLEWNHNQDATIVPNENYQGERTPQNDGIKFVFYAQQDAAYNDLLAGNLDVLDAIPDSAFATFENELGDRAANQASAIFQSFTIPERVEHWGGEEGKLRRQAISHAINRAEVTEAIFQGTRTPATDFTSPVLPGYDGDIVGNDVLDYDPEKAKDLWAQADEISPFTGEFTLSYNADGGHQAWVDAVVNSIRNTLGIEAVGNPYPDFKSLRDDVTGRTIQGAFRTGWQADYPSQGNFLGPLYGTGAGSNDGDYSNPDFDAKLAEAAAAETPEDASRIYNEAQEILFQDLPAIPLWYSNLTGGSSEHVENVVFSWKDQPLYYNITKN comes from the coding sequence ATGACACTCAGCAAGAAGACTCTGGCCCTACTCGCAGCCACCACACTCGGGTTCGGCCTGGTCGCCTGTACCGATTCCGGGGACAACGGAGCCGCCGGCGGCTCCGGCGGGGACAAGTACATCCTCGCCAACGGCACCGAGCCGCAGAACCCGCTCATTCCCTCGAACACCAACGAGGTGGGCGGCGGACGCATCGTCGACATGATCTACTCCGGCCTCGTCTACTACGACGCCGACGGTGAGATCCACAACGAGATGGCCGAGTCCATCGAGCCCGAGGGGGAGAAGAGCTACCGCGTCACCCTCAAGGACGGCTGGACCTTCGCCGACGGCACCGAGATCACCGCCCAGCACTTCGTGGACACCTGGAACCACGCCGTGGCCAACTCCCACCTCTCCGCCTACTTCTTCGAGCCGATCCTCGGCTACGAGGAGGGCAAGGAGTCCATGGAGGGCCTCGAGGTCATCGACGACAAGACCTTCACCATCGAGCTGAACCAGCCCGAGGCCGACTTCCCGATGCGCCTGGGCTACTCCGCCTTCTACCCGCTGCCCGACGAGGCCCGCGAGGACGAGGCCGGCTTCGGTGAGAAGCCCAACGGCAACGGCCCCTACAAGCTGCTCGAGTGGAACCACAACCAGGACGCCACCATCGTCCCGAACGAGAACTACCAGGGCGAGCGCACCCCGCAGAACGACGGCATCAAGTTCGTCTTCTACGCCCAGCAGGACGCCGCCTACAACGACCTCCTGGCCGGCAACCTCGACGTCCTGGACGCCATCCCGGACTCCGCGTTCGCCACCTTCGAGAACGAGCTCGGTGACCGCGCCGCCAACCAGGCCTCCGCCATCTTCCAGTCCTTCACCATCCCGGAGCGCGTCGAGCACTGGGGCGGCGAGGAGGGCAAGCTGCGTCGCCAGGCGATCTCCCACGCCATCAACCGCGCCGAGGTCACCGAGGCCATCTTCCAGGGCACCCGCACCCCGGCCACCGACTTCACCTCCCCGGTCCTGCCGGGCTACGACGGTGACATCGTGGGCAACGACGTCCTCGACTACGACCCGGAGAAGGCGAAGGACCTGTGGGCCCAGGCCGACGAGATCTCCCCGTTCACCGGCGAGTTCACCCTCTCCTACAACGCCGACGGTGGCCACCAGGCCTGGGTCGACGCGGTGGTCAACTCCATCCGCAACACCCTCGGCATCGAGGCCGTGGGCAACCCGTACCCGGACTTCAAGTCCCTGCGTGACGACGTCACCGGCCGCACCATCCAGGGTGCCTTCCGCACCGGCTGGCAGGCCGACTACCCGTCGCAGGGTAACTTCCTCGGCCCGCTCTACGGCACCGGCGCCGGCTCCAATGACGGTGACTACTCCAACCCGGACTTCGACGCCAAGCTCGCCGAGGCCGCGGCCGCGGAGACCCCGGAGGACGCCTCCCGCATCTACAACGAGGCCCAGGAGATCCTCTTCCAGGATCTGCCGGCCATCCCGCTGTGGTACTCCAACCTGACCGGTGGTTCCAGTGAGCACGTCGAGAACGTCGTGTTCTCCTGGAAGGACCAGCCGCTGTACTACAACATCACGAAGAACTAG
- a CDS encoding ABC transporter ATP-binding protein — translation MTALVEARGLGWRHASRVDPALENISLRLERGEKVLLTGRSGAGKSTLLAALAGLLGDEEDGDQTGTLTIDGTVGMVLQDPDSQVIASRVGDDVAFGCENLRIPREEIWPRVRRALDLVGLDLPLDHPTRHLSGGQKQRLALAGVIAMGADLILLDEPTANLDPVGQREVVEAVTAVAAETDATLFVVEHRPQLWVPLMDRFLHLDEDGLHESTAAGLPAPPVLPAARGVAPGTPPLVSARDLQTIWGPPRTLDLPQGASTVITGPNGAGKSTLALTLAGLLDPVGGELTYAEELRQGLRKSPHAWSSRQLAQRVGYVFQDPEHQFVARTVAEEMAVSGGPQERIDDLLHRLRLTHLADANPFTLSGGEKRRLSVATALVNAPALLVLDEPTFGQDPTTFVELVGMVRELTDRGVTVASITHDELYAHALGDHLVEVR, via the coding sequence ATGACTGCACTCGTCGAGGCCCGCGGTCTCGGCTGGCGGCACGCCTCCCGGGTGGACCCGGCGCTGGAGAACATCTCCCTGCGCCTGGAACGCGGGGAGAAGGTGCTGCTGACCGGCCGTTCCGGCGCAGGCAAGTCCACTCTCCTGGCCGCGCTGGCCGGCCTGCTCGGTGACGAGGAGGACGGCGACCAGACCGGCACCCTCACCATCGACGGGACGGTCGGCATGGTCCTGCAGGACCCCGACTCCCAGGTCATCGCCTCCCGCGTCGGCGACGACGTCGCCTTCGGCTGCGAGAACCTGCGCATCCCGCGCGAGGAGATCTGGCCGCGCGTGCGCCGCGCCCTCGACCTCGTCGGCCTCGACCTGCCGCTGGACCACCCGACCCGGCACCTGTCCGGCGGGCAGAAGCAGCGTCTCGCCCTGGCGGGCGTCATCGCCATGGGGGCGGATCTCATCCTCCTCGACGAGCCCACCGCCAACCTCGACCCCGTCGGGCAGCGCGAGGTCGTCGAGGCGGTGACCGCCGTCGCCGCGGAGACCGACGCCACGCTGTTCGTCGTCGAGCACCGCCCGCAGCTGTGGGTCCCGCTCATGGACCGTTTCCTCCACCTCGACGAGGACGGCCTCCACGAGAGCACCGCCGCCGGCCTGCCCGCCCCGCCGGTCCTGCCGGCCGCCCGCGGCGTGGCCCCCGGGACGCCGCCGCTGGTCAGCGCCCGTGACCTGCAGACCATCTGGGGGCCGCCGCGCACCCTCGACCTGCCGCAGGGCGCGTCGACGGTCATCACCGGGCCCAACGGCGCCGGGAAGTCGACGCTCGCGCTGACGCTGGCCGGGCTTCTCGACCCCGTCGGCGGCGAGCTCACCTACGCGGAGGAGCTGCGGCAGGGCCTGCGGAAGAGCCCCCACGCCTGGAGTTCGCGGCAGCTTGCACAGCGGGTGGGCTACGTCTTCCAGGACCCGGAGCACCAGTTCGTCGCCCGCACCGTCGCCGAGGAGATGGCCGTGTCCGGCGGCCCGCAGGAGCGTATCGACGACCTCCTGCACCGCCTCCGCCTCACCCACCTCGCCGACGCCAACCCCTTCACCCTGTCGGGCGGGGAGAAGCGCCGGCTCTCCGTGGCCACCGCCCTGGTCAACGCCCCCGCGCTGCTCGTCCTCGACGAGCCGACCTTCGGCCAGGACCCCACCACCTTCGTCGAGCTCGTCGGCATGGTCCGGGAACTCACCGACCGCGGCGTGACCGTCGCGTCGATCACCCATGACGAGCTCTACGCCCACGCCCTCGGCGACCATCTCGTGGAGGTCCGATGA
- a CDS encoding ABC transporter permease — MPDINRNVANPAGEDDILAESKLQLRPGQDHYIAETDETGLGAVDAVADESAPSSMWGEAWRNLRRRPLFWVSALLILVAVLISLFPQLFTSIDPRACTLSNSLADPQPGHPFGFDRQGCDIYARTIYGARASVAVGILTTALVVLIGTAIGALAGFFGGILDTLLSRLTDIFFAIPLVLAAIVVMQMFKDYRTILTVVLVLGLFGWTNIARITRGAVMSVKNEEYVTAARALGASRMKILSSHIMPNAAAPIIVYATVALGTFIVAEATLSFLGIGLPPTIVSWGGDISAAQASLRTKPMVLFYPAMALALTVLSFIMLGDVVRDALDPKARKR, encoded by the coding sequence ATGCCTGACATCAACCGCAACGTCGCCAACCCGGCCGGCGAGGACGACATCCTCGCGGAGAGCAAGCTGCAGCTCCGCCCCGGCCAGGACCACTACATCGCCGAGACCGACGAGACCGGCCTCGGGGCCGTCGACGCCGTCGCCGACGAGTCCGCCCCCTCCTCCATGTGGGGCGAGGCGTGGCGCAACCTGCGCCGCCGCCCGCTGTTCTGGGTCTCGGCCCTGCTCATCCTCGTGGCCGTGCTCATATCGCTGTTCCCGCAGCTGTTCACGTCCATCGACCCGCGCGCCTGCACCCTGTCCAACTCCCTGGCGGACCCGCAGCCGGGCCACCCCTTCGGCTTCGACCGGCAGGGCTGCGACATCTACGCCCGCACCATCTACGGCGCCCGCGCCTCGGTGGCGGTGGGCATCCTCACCACCGCGCTGGTGGTCCTCATCGGCACGGCCATCGGTGCCCTCGCCGGCTTCTTCGGCGGCATCCTGGACACGCTGCTCTCCCGCCTCACGGACATCTTCTTCGCGATCCCGCTGGTGCTCGCCGCCATCGTCGTGATGCAGATGTTCAAGGACTACCGCACCATCCTCACCGTGGTGCTGGTCCTGGGGCTGTTCGGCTGGACGAACATCGCCCGCATCACCCGCGGTGCGGTGATGAGCGTGAAGAACGAGGAGTACGTCACCGCCGCCCGGGCACTCGGGGCGTCGAGAATGAAGATCCTCTCCAGCCACATCATGCCCAACGCGGCCGCCCCGATCATCGTGTACGCCACCGTGGCGCTGGGCACCTTCATCGTCGCGGAGGCCACCCTGTCCTTCCTGGGCATCGGCCTCCCGCCGACGATCGTGTCCTGGGGCGGGGACATCTCCGCCGCGCAGGCCTCCCTGCGCACCAAACCGATGGTCCTGTTCTACCCGGCCATGGCGCTCGCGCTCACCGTCCTGAGCTTCATCATGCTCGGCGACGTCGTGCGTGACGCCCTCGACCCGAAGGCGAGGAAGCGATGA
- a CDS encoding DUF2218 domain-containing protein: MTASSTARVRCDRPGRYARSLVSTFADTAHTEWDAEEGRGHLVFTWGHDAEVDMIAGDGVLLLHLECAAAELEQLERLIGRGVVELAGDADVEVAWKRPGGQDGTRWVAGLD; encoded by the coding sequence ATGACGGCTTCCTCCACTGCCCGGGTCAGGTGTGATCGCCCGGGGCGTTACGCTCGGTCCCTGGTCTCCACTTTCGCCGACACGGCGCACACGGAGTGGGATGCCGAGGAAGGCCGCGGGCACCTCGTGTTCACGTGGGGGCACGACGCCGAGGTGGACATGATCGCCGGCGACGGGGTCCTCCTGCTGCACCTGGAGTGCGCCGCCGCGGAGCTCGAGCAGCTGGAGAGGCTCATCGGGCGCGGCGTCGTCGAGCTCGCCGGCGACGCCGACGTGGAGGTCGCGTGGAAGCGTCCCGGAGGTCAGGACGGTACCCGCTGGGTCGCTGGGCTAGACTGA
- a CDS encoding ECF transporter S component, with translation MTTTAARTRARSSWRVIDIIIASVLGVATGLIFWVWNSIGFAWTTAMDALTPGFGGLALGIWLLGGVIGGLVIRKPGAAIFVEVLAAAVSALLGNQWGIETLYHGIAQGIGAELVFAAFAYRRFTLPVAMLAGAGASVGNFLVSLFTSANIAKSLAFNSIYLTCGVISGVILAGLLGHWLVKALAGTGALDRFAAGRKRV, from the coding sequence GTGACCACCACTGCTGCAAGAACGCGCGCCCGCTCCTCGTGGCGCGTCATCGACATCATCATCGCCTCCGTCCTCGGCGTGGCGACCGGCCTCATCTTCTGGGTGTGGAACTCCATCGGCTTCGCCTGGACCACCGCCATGGATGCGCTCACCCCCGGCTTCGGCGGCCTGGCCCTGGGCATCTGGCTGCTCGGCGGCGTCATCGGCGGGCTGGTGATCCGGAAGCCGGGTGCCGCGATCTTCGTCGAGGTCCTCGCCGCCGCCGTCTCCGCGCTGCTGGGCAACCAGTGGGGCATCGAGACCCTCTACCACGGCATCGCCCAGGGCATCGGCGCGGAGCTCGTCTTCGCGGCCTTCGCGTACCGGCGTTTCACCCTCCCCGTCGCCATGCTCGCCGGCGCGGGAGCCTCGGTGGGCAACTTCCTGGTCTCGCTGTTCACGAGCGCGAACATCGCGAAGTCGCTGGCCTTCAACTCGATCTACCTCACCTGCGGCGTGATCTCCGGGGTGATCCTCGCGGGGCTCCTCGGCCACTGGTTGGTCAAGGCCCTGGCCGGGACCGGCGCGCTGGACCGTTTCGCGGCCGGACGGAAGCGCGTGTAG
- a CDS encoding energy-coupling factor transporter transmembrane component T family protein — protein MNLLAGINPVTRILALILLTTPLLLSVDIVSAAVALGFTLLAAPLCGVSWGRLLRRGWPILLAAPLAAVPMALYGRPEGETYLHFLLIHVTDNSLQLAAAIFVRVLAVGLPVVVLSADVDPTDLGDGLAQVLRLPARFVLGAVAATRLVSLFRDDLDSMRRARRARGIADQGRIRHFLTLAFGLLVLSLRRGTKLATAMEARGFNRVAEHGRTWARESTLSGRDWVVMSVCLVASVAAIGIAVAVGSFRFLGVA, from the coding sequence ATGAATCTGCTCGCCGGCATCAACCCGGTCACCCGCATCCTGGCCCTCATCCTGCTGACCACGCCGCTGCTGCTGTCGGTGGACATCGTCTCCGCGGCGGTGGCGCTGGGCTTCACGCTGCTCGCGGCCCCGTTGTGCGGGGTGAGCTGGGGCCGGCTGCTGCGGCGCGGCTGGCCGATCCTGCTGGCCGCGCCGTTGGCGGCGGTCCCCATGGCGCTCTACGGCCGCCCGGAGGGGGAGACGTACCTCCACTTCCTGCTCATCCACGTGACGGACAACTCCCTGCAGCTGGCGGCGGCGATCTTCGTGCGTGTGCTGGCGGTGGGGCTGCCGGTCGTCGTCCTGTCGGCGGACGTCGACCCCACGGACCTCGGCGACGGCCTGGCGCAGGTGCTGCGTCTGCCCGCCCGTTTCGTGCTGGGGGCGGTGGCGGCGACCCGCCTGGTCTCCCTGTTCCGCGACGACCTCGACTCCATGCGCCGCGCCCGCCGGGCCCGGGGCATCGCCGACCAGGGGCGCATCCGTCACTTCCTCACGCTCGCCTTCGGCCTGCTCGTGCTCTCTCTGCGGCGCGGCACCAAGCTGGCCACCGCGATGGAGGCCCGGGGCTTCAACCGCGTCGCCGAGCACGGCCGCACGTGGGCGCGGGAGTCGACGCTCTCGGGCCGCGACTGGGTCGTCATGTCCGTGTGCCTCGTCGCCTCCGTGGCGGCCATCGGCATCGCGGTGGCGGTCGGTTCCTTCCGTTTCCTGGGCGTGGCGTGA
- a CDS encoding 2-dehydropantoate 2-reductase, with protein sequence MRTAVVGVGAVGGWFGGSLVRAGHDVVFIARGETLDVLRTEGLRLNDDPPIPVDAVGSLAEAGPVDVVLLAVKVTAATDLPALLDALPAGAHVAVTQNSVEVPSRVAAVVGWERTLPGVVRGYYHHTGPGRVEFHGGPVSYDVGGEERVVGKLVAALNSAGVDATARDDIIVDVWEKAMYVTTTGALGALAQAPLGELRTRLRPTLEALMREVESTARANGVPLSDDVVERTLEFADRMPATATSSMHRDLLAGRPHELDSQVGAICRMAARQGVDVRLHDLLLGVLG encoded by the coding sequence ATGAGAACAGCAGTGGTGGGTGTCGGTGCGGTCGGTGGATGGTTCGGCGGGTCCCTGGTGCGGGCGGGGCATGACGTGGTGTTCATCGCGCGCGGCGAGACCCTCGACGTGCTGCGCACCGAGGGGCTGCGTCTCAACGACGACCCGCCGATCCCGGTGGACGCCGTCGGCAGTCTCGCCGAGGCCGGCCCCGTCGACGTCGTCCTGCTGGCGGTGAAGGTCACCGCCGCGACCGACCTCCCCGCGCTTCTCGACGCCCTCCCCGCCGGCGCCCACGTCGCCGTCACGCAGAACTCCGTCGAGGTGCCCTCCCGCGTCGCCGCGGTCGTGGGGTGGGAGCGCACTCTGCCGGGTGTCGTGCGCGGCTACTACCACCACACCGGCCCGGGGCGGGTGGAGTTCCACGGGGGCCCTGTGTCGTATGACGTGGGAGGGGAGGAGAGAGTCGTCGGAAAGCTGGTGGCGGCGCTGAACTCCGCGGGCGTCGACGCCACCGCACGTGACGACATCATCGTCGACGTGTGGGAGAAGGCCATGTACGTGACCACCACCGGGGCGCTCGGGGCGCTGGCGCAGGCCCCGCTCGGGGAGCTGCGCACCCGGCTGCGGCCGACGCTGGAGGCGCTCATGCGGGAGGTCGAGTCCACGGCCCGCGCGAACGGGGTGCCGCTCAGCGACGACGTGGTCGAACGCACCCTGGAGTTCGCCGACCGCATGCCCGCCACGGCGACCAGTTCGATGCACCGGGACCTGCTCGCCGGGCGTCCCCACGAGCTGGACTCCCAGGTCGGTGCGATCTGCCGGATGGCGGCCCGGCAGGGCGTCGACGTGCGGCTCCATGACCTTCTGCTGGGGGTGCTGGGGTAA
- a CDS encoding dipeptide ABC transporter ATP-binding protein, with product MTTQTPLLEMKDVKISFTSSTGVVEAVRGIDMTIYPGQSVAIVGESGSGKSTAAMSILGLLPGTGKVTGGQILFNGEDITGLNGKEMQKYRGSEIGLVPQDPMSNLNPVWRVGTQVAESLRANNVVKGSAVGDRVAELLEEAGLPDAQRRARQYPHEYSGGMRQRALIAIGLAARPKLLIADEPTSALDVTVQKRILDHLEGLTEELGTAVLFITHDLGLAAERAEHLVVMHRGRIVESGPSLQILRDPQHPYTRRLVKAAPSLASARIQSALAAGVESTELVAHGREGKQEEVIRVENLTKIFGENKAVDDVSFTVRKGTTLALVGESGSGKSTVANMVLNLLDPTSGKVFYKGTDLSTLSNKELFDMRRKMQVVFQNPYGSLDPMFSIYRCIEEPLALHGVGSRKEREARVAELLDMVAMPRSAMRRFPNELSGGQRQRIAIARALALRPEVLVLDEAVSALDVLVQNQIIRLLAELQEELDLSYLFITHDLAVVRQTADDIVVMKQGAIVEQGTSDEVFADPKEEYTRDLINSVPGLNIELGTGENLGLVE from the coding sequence ATGACCACCCAGACCCCGCTGCTCGAGATGAAGGACGTGAAGATCTCCTTCACCTCCTCCACCGGCGTCGTCGAGGCCGTCCGCGGCATCGACATGACCATCTACCCGGGGCAGTCCGTCGCCATCGTCGGCGAGTCCGGCTCCGGCAAGTCCACCGCCGCCATGTCGATCCTCGGCCTGCTGCCGGGCACCGGCAAGGTCACCGGCGGGCAGATCCTCTTCAACGGCGAGGACATCACCGGGCTCAACGGCAAGGAGATGCAGAAGTACCGCGGCTCCGAGATCGGCCTGGTCCCGCAGGACCCGATGTCCAACCTCAACCCGGTGTGGCGCGTGGGCACGCAGGTCGCCGAGTCCCTGCGCGCCAACAACGTGGTCAAGGGTTCTGCCGTCGGGGACCGCGTCGCCGAGCTGCTGGAGGAGGCCGGGCTGCCCGACGCCCAGCGCCGCGCCCGCCAGTACCCGCACGAGTATTCCGGAGGCATGCGCCAGCGCGCGCTCATCGCCATCGGCCTGGCGGCCCGCCCGAAGCTGCTCATCGCCGATGAGCCGACCTCGGCGCTGGACGTCACCGTGCAGAAGCGCATCCTCGACCACCTCGAGGGTCTCACCGAGGAACTCGGCACCGCCGTGCTGTTCATCACCCACGACCTCGGCCTGGCCGCCGAGCGCGCCGAGCACCTGGTGGTCATGCACCGGGGCCGCATCGTCGAGTCCGGCCCCAGCCTGCAGATCCTCCGCGACCCGCAGCACCCCTACACCCGTCGCCTGGTGAAGGCGGCGCCCTCGCTGGCCTCCGCCCGCATCCAGTCGGCGCTGGCCGCCGGCGTGGAGTCGACCGAGCTGGTCGCCCACGGCCGTGAGGGGAAGCAGGAGGAGGTCATCCGCGTGGAGAACCTCACCAAGATCTTCGGTGAGAACAAGGCCGTCGACGACGTCTCCTTCACCGTCCGCAAGGGCACGACACTCGCCCTGGTGGGGGAGTCCGGGTCCGGCAAGTCGACGGTGGCGAACATGGTGCTCAACCTGCTCGACCCGACCAGCGGCAAGGTGTTCTACAAGGGCACCGACCTGTCGACGCTGAGCAACAAGGAATTGTTCGACATGCGCCGCAAGATGCAGGTCGTGTTCCAGAACCCCTACGGCTCACTCGACCCGATGTTCTCCATCTACCGGTGCATCGAGGAGCCGCTGGCCCTGCACGGGGTGGGCAGCCGCAAGGAGCGGGAGGCGCGCGTCGCCGAACTGCTTGACATGGTGGCCATGCCGCGTTCCGCCATGCGCCGTTTCCCCAACGAGCTCTCCGGCGGTCAGCGCCAGCGCATCGCCATCGCGCGCGCCCTGGCGCTGCGGCCGGAGGTGCTGGTGCTCGACGAGGCGGTCTCCGCCCTCGACGTGCTCGTGCAGAACCAGATCATCCGCCTGCTCGCCGAACTGCAGGAGGAGCTCGACCTGTCCTACCTGTTCATCACCCACGACCTCGCGGTGGTCCGGCAGACCGCCGACGACATCGTGGTGATGAAGCAGGGTGCGATCGTCGAGCAGGGCACCTCCGACGAGGTGTTCGCCGACCCGA